Genomic window (Rossellomorea aquimaris):
ACTTAAAAAGTACAATCTCTCGTATTGTAACATCTTTTCATAGGCTTGTGAGGACGAAACCTGTCAATATCGTAAAATGTTATGACTTCTTTCTAACATGTTTTCCATTAGAGGATCTTTTCAACACTTTTCCTCTTTTAAGCACATGGGTGAGGCTGCCCTTCACCTCATGGAAATTCATTTCGGCCGCCGGTTTTCTGGCGATGATTAAGTAATCGTACTGATCTTTTACATCTTCTTGTAATTCTAGGAAAGCCTGTCTGACATATCGTTTAATTTGGTTTCGACAAACAGCGTTTCCAATCTTCTTACTTACGGAGATTCC
Coding sequences:
- the rnpA gene encoding ribonuclease P protein component — its product is MRKDQRVKKNKEFQEIFKKGTSFANRQFVLYLLKKEEPQPFRIGISVSKKIGNAVCRNQIKRYVRQAFLELQEDVKDQYDYLIIARKPAAEMNFHEVKGSLTHVLKRGKVLKRSSNGKHVRKKS